The Longimicrobiaceae bacterium region CCGCGCCGCGCGCCCTCGCGAAGTCGCGGGCCAGCGCGTCCGCCGCCACCCCCGCCCCCCGCTCGGCGGGAGGACGGAGCGCCGGGACCACCACCGCCGCGGCGAGCCCCACGAGGAGGAGCACCACCATCACCTCCACCAGGGTGAACCCCCCGCGCGCAGTCATGGCTTCCCCCGGCTTTCCGGCCACCCCACGTCGCGCGGGGTGGGTTTGGCGGGGGCCGCCGGCTCGCCCTCCCGCTCCGGCTGCGCGCCGGGCGGCACCGGGGCGGCCGGCGCAGGCGAGTCGGGAGTGAGGTCGGTCGGGAGCAGCGGGATCGAGTCCGGGAGGACCCGCTCCAGGCGCTGGGTCGCTTCGCGCGCCCGCAGCGTCGCCGCGTCCACATCCTCGTCGGTCCGCAGCACGTGCGGGGTGAGGAAGAGGAAGAGCTCGGTCAGCGCCCGGCGGTTCCGCGTGGAGCGGAACAGGGTCCCTATCAGCGGGATGTTCCGCAGGATGGGGATCCCGCCGTTGGAGCCGGAGCGGAGCTGGTCCACCAGCCCGCCGATGATGGCCGTCTGGCCGTCGCGGACCAGGAGCTGGGTCTGCGCCTCGCGGGTGCTGATCACCGGCGCCCCGAACTGGGTCTCGGGAGTGGCGGTGCTCACCTCCTGCAGCACGGCCAGGCTCACGTAGCCGTCGGGGTTGATGGTGGGGCGGATGGTGAGCTGGGTCCCCACGTCGCGGTACTGGATCACCTGGTCGCGCACCGCGTTGTCGGTGGGGAAGGCGCGCGAGATCTGGATGAACGGCCGCTCGTCGCCCACCAGGATGCGCGCCTCGTGGTTGTTCTGCGCCAGGATCACCGGGCGGGACAGGATGGACACCTCCCCCGTGGACGAGAGCGCCCGCAGCACCACGTCGGCGCGGACCGCGCCGAGCCCCAGCACCCGGAGCGCCACCCCTCCGGCGGAAAGCCCCGGCAGCTCCCCGCCCACCGTCGCCCCGGTGCGCGGCTCGCGCTGGTCCGGGACCCGGACGTCCACCCCCAGGTCGAAGTTCCGGTCGCGCCGGACCTCGGCGATGATCACCTCGATCAGCACCTGGAGGGGGCGGGTGTCGAGCTGCTCCACCGCGGCGAGGATGGTCCGGAGGTCCGCCGGGTTGGCGCGCACCAGGAGCGAGTTGGTGCGCGCGTCGGGGACGATCTGCACCGAGCCCGAGAGCCCCGCGGCGATCCCCCCCCCGGCGCGGTCCACGTTCACCTGCACGTCCGGGGCGGGGGGCGCGTACCCGGCCGGGAG contains the following coding sequences:
- a CDS encoding secretin N-terminal domain-containing protein, yielding MRCRALLAAALLALPAAPLPLRAQDPPAGVERTARGVTLDFQNADLRIVVSALAEAAGLNVIYSDLPSRPVTIRTSSPVPVSQVRSYLESLVRANGLELVDEGGLLRIVGTQEAPPAAVQVPAAVQGGASQIHVIRMRHAPADEMARTIGALFGIGGPERPSLADELRSRRVQLPAGYAPPAPDVQVNVDRAGGGIAAGLSGSVQIVPDARTNSLLVRANPADLRTILAAVEQLDTRPLQVLIEVIIAEVRRDRNFDLGVDVRVPDQREPRTGATVGGELPGLSAGGVALRVLGLGAVRADVVLRALSSTGEVSILSRPVILAQNNHEARILVGDERPFIQISRAFPTDNAVRDQVIQYRDVGTQLTIRPTINPDGYVSLAVLQEVSTATPETQFGAPVISTREAQTQLLVRDGQTAIIGGLVDQLRSGSNGGIPILRNIPLIGTLFRSTRNRRALTELFLFLTPHVLRTDEDVDAATLRAREATQRLERVLPDSIPLLPTDLTPDSPAPAAPVPPGAQPEREGEPAAPAKPTPRDVGWPESRGKP